One Nerophis lumbriciformis linkage group LG21, RoL_Nlum_v2.1, whole genome shotgun sequence DNA segment encodes these proteins:
- the LOC133620900 gene encoding C-reactive protein-like: protein MEKLFLITLMLATCSAVPRDLSGKVFVFPKETATDHIKLLTSKTSLNAVTVCLRFLTDLSRNYGLLSLATATHNNDLVLFKSNSQDVMSMHARDSNTDFLAVSLPPNSWHSMCATWNSENGVAQLWVDGKQTVKRFIHSGQPISGDFITILGQEQDSYGGGFDAKQSFIGMISRFHMWDYVIAPEEIYRYMWDVHFTPGNVFNWRALDYQIVGDVLLEQEVLKPRESLTRQ, encoded by the exons ATGGAGAAACTCTTCCTTATAACgctgatgcttgcaacatgtagTGCAGTGCCCAGAG ATCTTTCAGGAAAAGTGTTTGTGTTCCCCAAGGAGACAGCCACAGATCACATCAAACTGTTGACGTCTAAGACGTCGTTGAATGCAGTGACGGTGTGCCTCAG GTTCTTGACAGACCTCAGCAGGAACTACGGGCTCCTCTCTTTGGCCACAGCCACCCACAACAACGATCTGGTGCTCTTCAAGTCAAACTCTCAGGACGTCATGAGTATGCACGCTCGGGACAGCAACACGGACTTCCTGGCGGTGTCTCTGCCTCCCAACTCCTGGCACTCTATGTGCGCCACCTGGAATTCAGAGAACGGCGTGGCACAGTTGTGGGTGGACGGCAAGCAGACGGTGAAAAGGTTCATCCACTCCGGGCAGCCCATCAGCGGTGACTTCATCACCATTCTGGGCCAAGAACAGGACAGCTACGGCGGTGGCTTCGACGCTAAGCAGTCGTTCATCGGCATGATCTCTCGCTTCCACATGTGGGATTACGTCATCGCCCCCGAAGAGATCTACCGCTACATGTGGGATGTCCACTTCACCCCTGGCAACGTCTTCAACTGGAGAGCTCTCGACTATCAGATCGTGGGGGATGTTTTGTTGGAGCAAGAGGTCTTGAAGCCGCGTGAGTCACTCACGAGACAGTGA